Proteins encoded together in one Vitis vinifera cultivar Pinot Noir 40024 chromosome 4, ASM3070453v1 window:
- the LOC100247413 gene encoding probable boron transporter 7: MGNIRVPFKGIINDYKGRAPCYKQDWTGAHGSGVRILAPTFYIFFASALPVIAFGEQLSRETDGHLSSVQTLASTAICGIIHSIFGGQPLLILGVAEPTVIMYTYLYNFAKGKSDLGKDLYLAWAGWVCVWTALMLFLLAIFNACTIISRFTRVAGELFGMLIAVLFVQEAIKGVVSEFNIPKDEDPKSVKYEFQWLYTNGLLGIIFSFGVLFTSLKSRRARSWRYSTGWVREFIADYGVPLMVLLWTALSYSIPKKVPSGVPRRLFCRAPWDSDSNYQWAVVQDMGKVPLGYIFAALIPAVMIAGLYFFDHSVASQMAQQKEFNLKNPSAYHYDLFLLGVMTLLCGLLGFPPSNGVLPQSPMHTKSLAVLKKLLIRKKMVKSAKECIKEQASNSEMYGRMQAVFIEMDTAPNDVSVDKELKDLKEAVMNSEDGGDTKGKFDPEKHIDPYLPVRVNEQRVTNLLQSLLVGISVCAIPVIKAIPTSVLWGYFAYMAVDSLPGNQFWERILLLFITPGRRYKVLEGVHASFVETVPFKYIATFTLFQLVYLMICFGITWIPIAGILFPVPFFLLISIRQYILPKLFQTQHLRELDAAEYEEIAGAPQRSRSISIREREEAVPGSQGTDEDFFDAEILDEMTTNRGELKLRTVSFNEDRFFQVHPEDTSRTQ, encoded by the exons ATGGGAAACATTAGAGTTCCTTTTAAAGGGATCATTAACGATTATAAAGGAAGAGCACCATGCTATAAACAAGATTGGACTGGTGCGCATGGCTCCGGTGTTAG GATATTGGCTCCAACTTTCTATATATTCTTTGCTTCTGCCCTTCCCGTCATTGCCTTTGGGGAGCAATTGAGTAGGGAAACAG atGGGCACTTGAGCTCAGTTCAAACTCTAGCTTCTACTGCTATATGTGGAATCATCCACTCAATTTTCGGTGGGCAGCCTTTGTTGATTTTAGGAGTTGCAGAGCCCACAGTTATAATGTACACTTACTTGTACAATTTCGCCAAAGGAAAGTCAGACTTGGGGAAGGATCTATATCTAGCTTGGGCTGGGTG GGTTTGCGTCTGGACAGCTTTAATGCTATTTCTTCTTGCAATATTCAATGCTTGCACCATCATCTCTAGGTTTACAAGGGTTGCAGGGGAACTCTTTGGCATGTTGATTGCAGTTCTTTTTGTTCAAGAGGCTATTAAG GGAGTAGTGAGCGAATTTAATATTCCCAAAGATGAAGATCCTAAATCAGTTAAGTATGAATTCCAGTGGCTTTATACAAATGGACTGCTTGGGATCATTTTCTCTTTTGGTGTACTTTTTACTTCCCTAAAGAGCAGAAGAGCAAGGTCATGGCGATATAGCACTG GATGGGTCCGAGAGTTCATTGcagattatggggttcctcttATGGTCCTGTTGTGGACAGCATTATCTTACAGTATACCTAAGAAAGTTCCTTCTGGAGTTCCCAGGAGGCTCTTTTGTCGTGCTCCCTGGGATTCTGATTCAAATTACCAATGGGCTGTAGTACAG GATATGGGAAAGGTCCCATTGGGGTACATCTTTGCTGCCTTGATACCAGCTGTGATGATAGCGGGCTTATACTTTTTCGACCACAGTGTAGCTTCACAGATGGCACAGCAGAAGGAGTTCAATCTCAAAAACCCTTCTGCTTACCATTATGACCTGTTCTTGCTCGGAGTTATG ACTCTGCTTTGTGGGTTGCTTGGATTTCCTCCTTCAAATGGAGTCCTCCCACAATCCCCCATGCACACTAAGAGTCTTGCAGTCCTCAAGAAGCTG TTGATTCGAAAAAAGATGGTTAAAAGCGCCAAGGAATGTATAAAAGAGCAAGCAAGCAACTCAGAAATGTATGGAAGGATGCAAGCTGTGTTCATAGAAATGGACACAGCTCCTAAT GATGTTTCAGTAGACAAAGAGTTGAAGGACTTGAAGGAGGCTGTAATGAATAGCGAAGATGGAGGAGACACAAAAGGCAAATTCGATCCTGAGAAGCACATCGATCCTTACTTGCCTGTTCGAGTTAATGAGCAAAGAGTGACCAACCTGTTGCAGTCCCTCCTTGTAGGCATATCTGTATGTGCTATCCCTGTCATCAAGGCTATACCTACCTCAGTTCTTTGGGGATACTTTGCCTACATGGCCGTTGATAGCCTCCCTGGGAATCAGTTCTGGGAAAGGATCTTGCTGCTCTTTATCACCCCTGGCCGCCGTTACAA AGTCCTGGAAGGGGTTCATGCTTCATTTGTGGAAACAGTACCATTCAAGTACATTGCGACATTCACGCTCTTCCAACTCGTATATCTTATGATTTGCTTTGGAATAACATGGATACCTATAGCTGGAATACTGTTCCCAGTGCCATTCTTTCTTCTCATAAGCATAAGACAGTACATTCTGCCCAAGCTGTTCCAAACTCAGCATCTTCGAGAACTGGATGCCGCTGAGTACGAGGAAATTGCTGGAGCCCCACAGCGCAGCCGCAGCATCTCAATCAGG GAGAGAGAAGAAGCTGTTCCTGGAAGTCAAGGGACTGACGAAGATTTTTTTGATGCGGAGATATTGGATGAAATGACTACCAATAGAGGGGAGTTGAAGCTTAGAACTGTAAGCTTCAATGAAGATAGATTCTTTCAG GTGCACCCAGAAGACACCAGTCGGACGCAGTGA
- the K1.2 gene encoding inward rectifying shaker-like K+ channel (The RefSeq protein has 9 substitutions compared to this genomic sequence) codes for MVHRRKRGGLLRGGWCGGGGEEEAIEQLSRDDASHFSVTSAILPSLGARSNRRINLRRFIVSPFDARYRLWETYLVFLVFYTAWVSPFEFGFLKEPKGPLSIADNVVNGFFAIDIILTFFVAYLDRSTYLLVDNHKLIAWRYTKTWLAFDVISTIPSELARKILPKPLKEYGYFNMLRLWRLRRVSSMFARLEKDRNFNYFWVRCAKLICVTLFAVHCAGCFYYLLGSQHGDPKKTWLGLVMGDLNTHSLWQRYVTSMYWSITTLTTTGYGDLHAVNTREMVFDIFYMVFNLGLTSYLIGNMTNLVVHGTSRTRKFRDSIQAASSFALRNQLPVRLQDQMLAHLSLRHRTNSEGLQQQETLEVLPKAIRSSISHYLFYSLVDKVYLFRGVSNDLLFQLVSEMKPEYFPPKEDIILQNEAPTDLYVLVTGVVELIERRNAIEQVVGEIRTGDVCGEIGVLCYRPQLFTARTKRLCQLLRLNRTALLNLVQANVGDGAIIINNLLQHLKEHKNPVMEGVLADIESMLGQGRMELPLSLCFAVLRGDDLLLHQLLKRGLDPNELDSNGRTPLHIAASKGREQCAHLLLEYGANPNGKDSEGIVPLWDAILERDESMIKLLMDNGAKIPLSNVGQYACTAVERNNLDLLKDLVRFGGDVTHPSSSGTTALHAATSEANIEIVKFLLDQGADVDKLDNDGWTPRTLADQQGHEEIKVLFQTKRETKKLTPVPATKKPGVPFLGKFKSDSYLQPFQHDRESTGLEVSWIDDNRPRRRVNNFNNSLFGIMSSVNTRERKGFIRSAASFATSPRQRDFPARVTLSCPQKGEVAGKLVPLPQSLQELLDIGAKKFKFSPTKVVTKERAEVEDIELIRDGDHLILVGEDGDENSKQVEAGNNLDSPPQ; via the exons ATGGTGCATAGACGAAAGAGAGGCGGATTGCTGAGGGGAGGATGGTGTGGAGGAGGTGGCGAAGAAGAGGCCATTGAGCAGTTGTCAAGAGACGACGCAAGCCATTTCAGCGTCACAAGTGCTATTCTCCCTTCTCTTGGCGCACGTAGCAACCGCAGAATCAATCTCCGTCGCTTCATTGTCTCTCCTTTTGATGCCCGTTACAG ACTCTGGGAGACATATCTGGTATTTCTGGTCTTCTATACAGCATGGGTATCTCCATTTGAGTTTGGATTCCTCGAAGAACCAAAGGGGCCTCTCTCCATTGCTGATAATGTAGTTAATGGGTTTTTTGCCATTGATATTATCTTGACCTTCTTTGTTGCCTACCTCGATAGATCTACTTACCTCCTCGTTGACAATCACAAGCTAATTGCTTGGAGATACACGAAAACATGGTTAGCCTTTGATGTCATTTCCACAATCCCTTCTGAACTTGCTCGGAAAATTTTGCCCAAACCTCTTAAAGAATATGGCTACTTCAATATGCTCCGTCTCTGGCGTCTCCGAAGAGTCAGTTCTATGTTTGCCAG ATTGGAGAAAGATAGGAACTTTAACTACTTTTGGGTTCGATGTGCAAAGCTTATTTGT GTTACTCTATTTGCAGTTCACTGTGCTGGTTGCTTCTACTATCTCCTTGGTTCTCAACACGGTGACCCAAAGAAGACATGGCTTGGGTTGGTCATGGGGGACCTTAATACCCACAGTTTGTGGCAACGATACGTGACCTCAATGTACTGGTCAATCACCACTCTTACAACTACGGGCTATGGCGATTTGCATGCAGTGAATACAAGGGAGATGGTGTTTGACATCTTCTATATGCTCTTTAATCTTGGATTAACATCATATTTGATTGGGAATATGACCAACTTGGTTGTCCATGGTACCAGTCGAACTAGGAAATTT AGAGATAGTATTCAAGCTGCCTCAAGTTTTGCACTGAGGAATCAACTACCTGTACGCCTGCAAGATCAAATGCTTGCTCACTTGAGTTTGAGGCATAGAACAAACTCAGAAGGGCTGCAACAGCAAGAGACCCTAGAAGTCCTTCCTAAAGCCATTCGATCAAGTATTTCACACTATCTCTTCTACTCACTTGTGGACAAAGTGTACTTGTTTCGTGGTGTATCAAATGACTTACTTTTCCAACTG GTTTCAGAGATGAAGCCTGAGTATTTTCCTCCCAAAGAAGACATCATTTTGCAGAATGAAGCACCTACAGACTTGTATGTACTGGTTACTGGTGTTGTG GAGCTCATTGAACGCAGGAATGCGATAGAACAG GTTGTTGGAGAGATAAGGACAGGAGATGTCTGTGGTGAGATAGGTGTGCTTTGTTACAGGCCACAACTGTTCACGGCTAGGACCAAACGACTGTGTCAGCTGCTTCGTCTGAACCGTACTGCACTTCTAAATCTTGTTCAGGCAAACGTTGGAGATGGAGCAATAATCATAAACAATCTACTTCAG CATTTGAAAGAGCACAAAAACCCAGTAATGGAAGGAGTTTTGGCTGACATAGAGAGCATGCTAGCTCAGGGAAGAATGGAATTGCCTCTCAGTTTGTGTTTTGCAGTTTTGAGAGGAGATGATCTATTGTTGCATCAGTTGCTGAAACGTGGTTTGGATCCAAACGAATTAGACAGCAATGGACGAACTCCTCTG CATATTGCAGCGTCCAAAGGGAGAGAACAATGTGCACACCTGCTTCTTGAATATGGAGCAAACCCTAATGGCAAAG ATTCAGAAGGAATTGTTCCTCTGTGGGATGCCATTTTGGAGAGAGATGAATCCATGATCAAACTACTCATGGACAATGGTGCGAAGATACCGCTAAGCAATGTGGGTCAGTATGCATGCACTGCTGTTGAACGAAATGACCTAGACTTGCTCAAAGACCTTGTTCGCTTTGGTGGGGACGTAACACATCCCAGTAGCTCTGGCACCACTGCACTTCATGCAGCAACCTCTGAAGCAAACATCGAAATAGTTAAGTTTCTGCTAGATCAAGGAGCTGATGTTGACAAGCTAGATAACGATGGGTGGACCCCAAGGACTTTGGCTGATCAACAGGGCCATGAAGAAATAAAAGTTCTGTTCCAAACCAAGCGGGAGACTAAAAAACTAACCCCTGTGCCAGCTACCAAGAAGCCAGGGGTCCCCTTCCTCGGGAAGTTCAAGAGCGACTCATATCTACAGCCCTTTCAGCATGATAGAGAATCAACAGGACTTGAGGTGTCATGGATAGATGATAACCGTCCAAGGCGAAGGGTCAACAATTTCAACAATTCACTCTTTGGGATCATGTCATCTGTCAATACAC GTGAGAGAAAGGGCTTTATTCGATCTGCAGCCAGTTTTGCTACTTCCCCAAGACAAAGGGACTTTCCTGCTAGAGTGACACTTAGCTGCCCAGAAAAAGGTGAAGTAGCAGGGAAGCTGGTTCCTCTGCCACAGTCCCTTCAGGAGCTACTGGATATCGGTGCCAAAAAATTCAAGTTTTCTCCTACAAAAGTTGTAACCAAAGAAGGAGCAGAAGTTGAAGACATAGAGCTTATCAGAGATGGTGATCATCTCATTCTGGTGAGTGAGGATGGAGATGAAAATTCTAAGCAAGTAGAGGCTGGGACTAATTTGGATTCTCCCCCACACTAA